A portion of the Thalassotalea sp. LPB0316 genome contains these proteins:
- a CDS encoding rhodanese-like domain-containing protein, with product MTAFTKVLLITATLLFSHLAQASETPQISQTQLLSMQNAAKAEKFVVLDVRSQEEYNQGHIEGAINFSHDQIADQLAALQAKLNGDKDTLIIVHCRSGRRAAMAEEILKANDFTQVRHLTGDIKLWQENNLPLTTNR from the coding sequence ATGACTGCTTTTACTAAAGTACTATTAATTACTGCTACTTTGCTATTTAGCCATTTGGCTCAGGCAAGCGAGACACCACAAATAAGCCAAACTCAATTGCTAAGCATGCAAAATGCTGCCAAAGCTGAAAAATTTGTCGTCTTAGACGTCCGTTCACAAGAAGAATATAACCAAGGTCACATTGAAGGCGCGATTAACTTTAGTCACGACCAAATCGCCGATCAGTTAGCGGCGCTGCAAGCAAAATTAAACGGCGATAAAGATACTCTGATTATTGTTCACTGCCGCTCAGGTCGACGCGCAGCAATGGCGGAAGAAATACTCAAAGCCAATGATTTTACGCAAGTACGCCACCTAACGGGTGATATCAAGCTATGGCAAGAAAACAACCTCCCCTTAACCACTAACCGATAA
- a CDS encoding trimeric intracellular cation channel family protein, whose protein sequence is MTLVYWLDLFGVAVFALSGALMAGRYQLDPFGVIVLAAVTAVGGGTIRDIILGAPVFWLNDVNYLYIIVTTALLTILIIRQPSRIPRRFLLIADAFGLALFAVLGTQKALSFGTPMSIAMVMGILTGCAGGMIRDVLCNVIPMILRQEIYATAALVGGALFCGLLVVGLNQQLATVIAIVGALSLRLAAIYWQLSLPAFEIVDDSERLK, encoded by the coding sequence ATGACCTTAGTTTATTGGCTCGACTTATTTGGTGTCGCAGTGTTCGCACTCTCAGGTGCGCTAATGGCAGGACGATACCAGCTCGACCCGTTTGGCGTCATTGTACTGGCCGCCGTAACAGCTGTCGGCGGCGGCACCATTCGCGATATTATTTTAGGTGCACCGGTGTTTTGGCTTAATGACGTCAACTATTTATATATTATTGTCACCACGGCGTTGCTGACTATCTTGATCATTCGTCAGCCGAGCAGAATTCCTCGGCGCTTTTTACTGATAGCCGATGCTTTTGGTTTGGCACTTTTCGCAGTTTTAGGTACGCAAAAAGCACTGAGTTTTGGCACGCCAATGTCAATAGCTATGGTGATGGGTATTCTTACTGGGTGTGCAGGCGGTATGATTCGCGATGTTTTGTGTAATGTTATTCCGATGATCTTACGTCAGGAAATTTACGCGACCGCGGCATTAGTTGGGGGTGCTTTGTTCTGTGGCTTACTCGTTGTCGGACTCAACCAACAACTCGCTACGGTTATTGCCATCGTTGGTGCCCTGAGTTTGCGCTTAGCCGCAATTTATTGGCAGTTGTCACTGCCAGCATTCGAGATTGTCGATGATAGCGAGCGGCTGAAATAA
- a CDS encoding ribonuclease E inhibitor RraB — MTAIDETTQVLNEMAQAGVDLSVAHDVVFFQLFEKQEQAKQMLVYLQDELPEVRAELLPDEIPNVWDVNVTVNMVPSYQNIVDQEKLFEQIAGQFNGYNDGWGIEA, encoded by the coding sequence ATGACGGCGATTGACGAAACTACACAAGTGTTAAATGAAATGGCACAAGCAGGTGTTGACCTGAGTGTTGCCCATGATGTGGTGTTTTTTCAGTTATTTGAAAAGCAAGAGCAAGCGAAGCAAATGCTCGTATACTTGCAAGACGAATTACCTGAAGTGAGAGCTGAACTTTTACCTGATGAAATCCCGAATGTTTGGGATGTCAATGTGACGGTTAACATGGTGCCAAGTTATCAAAATATCGTTGATCAAGAAAAGCTGTTTGAGCAAATAGCCGGACAGTTTAACGGTTACAACGATGGTTGGGGCATAGAGGCTTAA
- a CDS encoding cobalamin biosynthesis protein has product MQWFEQLPYLVGQICLLFAVIATKAIVTRLSEVEPLQAFAFFCQQLAKKVNKPAQNSPNQQVISGFVAILITICPIVIILWLFADFILIPELWQAMLLFFALGGFGVKRQSLKMAQAIKGQNTYQAKQDAQRLLLRKTDNLSSLGLTKANIEAQILHFLQQQFVVALLFLSFGALSALSYRLLLVMHQQWNIKQPDFNDFGQPIHRLINLITWLPSRLLGIMMLLTSIGQNFLLKWRLARGHFFKLNNDFVIHLFALNLGVCLGGVAMYQDTKLRRVSFNESAKPSEISDVINASKQVLTLQLFSMVIIGFICALAIVS; this is encoded by the coding sequence ATGCAGTGGTTTGAACAATTACCTTATTTAGTCGGGCAAATCTGCCTGCTGTTCGCAGTGATTGCAACGAAAGCGATTGTTACTAGATTATCCGAGGTTGAGCCACTGCAAGCGTTTGCATTTTTTTGCCAACAGCTGGCAAAAAAAGTCAATAAACCAGCGCAAAATTCACCTAATCAACAGGTGATTTCTGGTTTTGTTGCAATTTTGATCACCATATGCCCAATTGTCATTATTTTGTGGTTATTTGCCGATTTCATTCTGATCCCTGAGCTTTGGCAAGCCATGTTGTTATTCTTTGCCCTAGGCGGATTTGGCGTGAAGCGTCAATCACTAAAAATGGCGCAGGCAATAAAAGGGCAAAATACTTACCAAGCGAAACAAGATGCTCAACGCTTGTTATTGCGCAAAACCGACAATCTATCATCACTAGGCTTAACCAAAGCCAATATCGAAGCGCAAATCCTACACTTTTTACAGCAACAGTTTGTTGTCGCCTTGCTGTTTTTAAGTTTTGGGGCGCTAAGTGCGTTGAGCTATCGCTTGCTATTGGTTATGCATCAACAGTGGAATATAAAACAACCAGATTTTAATGATTTCGGCCAACCTATCCACCGATTAATTAATCTCATTACTTGGCTGCCATCAAGGTTACTTGGCATCATGATGCTACTCACCAGTATCGGCCAAAACTTTTTACTCAAATGGCGGTTAGCTCGCGGCCACTTCTTTAAGCTCAACAATGATTTTGTTATTCATTTATTCGCGCTTAATCTCGGTGTTTGTTTAGGTGGTGTCGCCATGTATCAAGACACCAAACTTAGACGAGTATCGTTTAACGAATCGGCAAAGCCATCTGAAATAAGTGATGTTATCAATGCGAGTAAGCAAGTACTTACCCTGCAATTATTTAGCATGGTTATTATCGGTTTTATCTGCGCATTAGCTATTGTCAGCTAA